The Sporosarcina sp. 6E9 genome segment AGGAATTGAATAGACTTGTCGCGCGACTAAAATATCCGACAATGGTTTAAATGCCGGTCTGGCAACTATATTCGTCAAATAGGCTGATTGAGTGCTCTCTCGCTTTCTACTTTTATTCAAAATGCGAATCATTTCTTCGTCTGTTTGGATCCCGACACCATGACCAAAAAACGTTCCATCCCCCAGATCGACAGCATTTTCCCCTCTCCACTGAGGTTTTACGGGATCGAAATCGGGATTATTAAAATAGACGACATCTCCGGGAATAAAGTCACGAGTATAGTAAGCTTTTAAGCCGAGGTCAGTATCTGCATGCCAACTGTATAAGTAAATGTCCTGAAATAATTGATTGAATACGTCATCGCCAATCAGGTTGAGCGCGGCGTGATAAAAGATTATCACCATTGCTGTTGCACATTCGAATGCATATTCCGAGCTGGTTAAATAGATATCCCGAATCGCTTCAGATGGTTTTACACCGCGGCGTAACTGGAATCCACCAACACTAGTCAAAATCCAGTATTGAGAATTGCAACGTGAACGTTT includes the following:
- a CDS encoding protein-glutamine gamma-glutamyltransferase; translation: MIRIAGEPFRQSDLQPTDSVERIILSRLTENPTAYAYQSLAELSFELKFRKNIIDRARAMNESSAKFAVFKRSRCNSQYWILTSVGGFQLRRGVKPSEAIRDIYLTSSEYAFECATAMVIIFYHAALNLIGDDVFNQLFQDIYLYSWHADTDLGLKAYYTRDFIPGDVVYFNNPDFDPVKPQWRGENAVDLGDGTFFGHGVGIQTDEEMIRILNKSRKRESTQSAYLTNIVARPAFKPLSDILVARQVYSIPKYPSLVAHHNDSSISFDQYLFI